The following coding sequences are from one Eucalyptus grandis isolate ANBG69807.140 chromosome 11, ASM1654582v1, whole genome shotgun sequence window:
- the LOC104427380 gene encoding wall-associated receptor kinase-like 5, with protein MISVSLPLIYSNASCGGKGLGVPVNFEGSQFVFSQTWNVFMSVGCNTLTTVNSIESAVVGCRSKCAGTSAAIGRYSACLGRNECCQTTLPFNLQSFSVDFKEEGEPQGCKYAFLADRSWFLRSNVTGLYDLSLNDTVPVVLEWGISNKTDYELKLIKQAYGLAYLSSFRCVRYSLYGFYRSEMPFIQCYCRPGYRGNPYLTEGCQDINECEDRNLCPGTCVNKRGSYDCVTGRKTAILIGLGAGVGGLVQVLLLSRCLYRVVKKRRELKQKEKYFKTQWGLLLQRHLSSSPEGNVAKSKLFGFKDLEKATDRFNKDRILGQGGQGLVYKGMLTDGKIVAVKKSKLIDKENVEEFINEVIILSQIDHRNVVKLMGCCVETDNPLLIYEFIPNGTLYRYLHDPNEDLLVSWDTRLRIATEIAGALFYLHSAASIPIYHHDIKSTNILLDEKHCAKVADFGISKSVSLDQTHVTTLVRGTFGYLDPEYFRTGHFTDKSDVYSFGVVLVELLTGQMPISLLREEEERSLAAYFVISMERNCLFNIADTRVMEEGKKEEIVAVASLARRCLSLIGRNRPMMKEVAMELEGIRKLRSSSSFQQNQENIKAAKSRDSHFASSKSIIGIDVTTFSDVQPFAHCESW; from the exons ATGATCAGTGTCAGTCTTCCATTAATATACTCAAATGCAAGCTGCGGGGGCAAAGGACTTGGTGTGCCGGTGAACTTTGAAGGAAGTCAATTTGTCTTTTCCCAGACATGGAACGTATTTATGTCGGTTGGTTGCAACACCCTGACAACAGTGAATAGTATAGAATCAGCTGTTGTTGGTTGCAGGTCAAAATGCGCTGGAACCAGTGCTGCCATTGGCCGATATAGTGCTTGTTTGGGGAGGAACGAATGCTGCCAGACTACGCTCCCGTTTAACCTTCAAAGCTTTAGCGTGGATTTTAAAGAAGAAGGTGAACCTCAGGGATGCAAGTACGCTTTCCTGGCCGACAGATCATGGTTCTTGAGGTCTAACGTTACAGGTTTATATGATTTGAGTTTGAATGATACAGTTCCAGTGGTGTTGGAATGGGGGATTTCAAACAAAACCGACTATGAACTCAAGCTTATTAAGCAAGCCTATGGCTTGGCCTATCTTTCTTCCTTCAGATGTGTCAGATACAGCCTCTATGGATTTTATAGGAGTGAAATGCCATTTATACAGTGCTATTGCAGACCGGGGTATAGGGGTAACCCCTATCTTACTGAAGGATGCCAAG ATATTAATGAATGTGAAGATCGAAACTTGTGCCCCGGGACTTGTGTGAACAAACGGGGCAGCTATGACTGCGTCACTGGTAGAAAGACAGCTATTCTTATTG GCCTCGGAGCGGGCGTTGGAGGACTAGTGCAAGTGTTGCTTCTCTCTCGATGCTTATACAGAGTcgtcaagaaaagaagagaacttAAGCAAAAAGAGAAGTACTTTAAAACGCAGTGGGGCCTCTTGTTGCAACGACATCTATCTTCGTCACCTGAAGGCAACGTTGCGAAAAGCAAATTATTTGGTTTCAAGGATTTAGAGAAGGCCACTGACCGTTTCAACAAGGATAGGATACTTGGCCAAGGTGGACAAGGTCTAGTTTACAAGGGAATGCTGACTGATGGAAAAATAGTTGCGGTTAAGAAATCAAAACTGATAGACAAGGAAAATGTTGAAGAGTTCATCAATGAGGTCATCATTCTCTCACAAATCGATCATAGGAATGTGGTTAAGCTAATGGGGTGTTGCGTGGAAACAGATAACCCACTTTTAATATATGAGTTCATACCGAATGGGACTCTTTATAGGTATTTGCATGACCCAAATGAAGACCTTCTCGTGTCATGGGATACACGCCTACGAATTGCAACCGAAATTGCTGGAGCTTTATTCTACTTGCATTCAGCGGCTTCTATACCCATCTATCATCACGACATCAAGTCCACCAATATCCTTTTGGACGAGAAACATTGTGCTAAAGTCGCAGATTTTGGTATTTCCAAGTCTGTATCCCTTGACCAAACTCATGTTACCACATTGGTGCGAGGGACTTTTGGATACTTGGATCCGGAGTACTTCAGAACAGGTCATTTCACAGACAAAAgcgatgtgtatagctttggagtAGTCCTCGTTGAACTCTTAACGGGACAAATGCCAATCTCTTTGcttagggaagaagaagaaaggagccTTGCGGCctattttgtaatttcaatGGAACGGAATTGCTTGTTCAATATTGCTGATACTCGGGTCATGGAGGAAGGCAAGAAAGAAGAGATTGTAGCTGTTGCTAGCCTCGCAAGAAGGTGCTTGAGCTTGATTGGAAGGAACCGGCCGATGATGAAAGAAGTGGCAATGGAGTTAGAGGGAATAAGGAAGCTCCGAAGCTCTTCGAGCTtccaacaaaatcaagaaaacatcAAGGCCGCTAAATCTCGTGACTCTCATTTCGCATCCAGCAAGTCTATCATAGGCATAGATGTAACAACATTTTCAGATGTGCAACCATTCGCACATTGTGAATCATGGTGA